One part of the Truepera radiovictrix DSM 17093 genome encodes these proteins:
- a CDS encoding sucrase ferredoxin, translating into MNATPFCNLLARQRGLDPVGSAGACDLFVTFELPLPWPYDLWRSPGVPAEVRRLIELWYGDPHTPRPRLRPLAVAPDPAYSVPGERLVMVHRRPEGPFAHFVGERYRLPEARLGPLIWALLLEPETLGAFKRYREPEQSTRDLLVCTHGAVDAACAKFGFPLFRRLRAAAPDGVRVWRVTHFGGHVFAPTLLELPSARAWGYLEGDAAAQLLSLTGDVERLCGHYRGWAGLDSSFLQAAEREVWRREGWGWLDVKKRGLTLARGGALLEAGESAWERVRLEFWRPDGTAGAFEAHVELAPSVTTPHSTTSKEDYAYPQYRVAQLSAAAPP; encoded by the coding sequence GTGAACGCCACCCCCTTCTGCAACCTCCTCGCCCGCCAACGCGGGCTCGACCCCGTGGGCTCCGCGGGGGCGTGCGACCTCTTCGTCACCTTCGAGCTGCCCCTGCCGTGGCCGTATGACCTCTGGCGCAGCCCGGGGGTGCCCGCGGAGGTGCGGCGGCTCATCGAACTTTGGTACGGCGACCCCCACACCCCGCGCCCCCGTTTGCGCCCCCTGGCCGTCGCCCCCGACCCCGCGTACTCGGTGCCCGGCGAGCGCCTCGTGATGGTTCACCGCCGGCCCGAGGGGCCGTTCGCGCACTTTGTCGGGGAGCGCTACCGGCTCCCCGAAGCGCGCCTCGGGCCGCTTATCTGGGCGCTCCTGCTAGAGCCCGAGACGCTGGGCGCCTTTAAGCGCTACCGCGAACCCGAGCAGAGCACGCGCGACCTGCTCGTCTGCACCCACGGCGCGGTCGACGCGGCGTGCGCCAAGTTCGGCTTTCCGCTCTTTCGCCGGTTGCGCGCCGCGGCGCCCGACGGGGTGCGCGTCTGGCGGGTGACGCACTTCGGCGGTCACGTCTTCGCGCCGACCCTTCTGGAGCTCCCCAGCGCTCGCGCCTGGGGGTACCTGGAGGGGGACGCGGCCGCGCAGCTCCTCAGCTTGACGGGCGACGTCGAAAGGCTCTGCGGCCACTACCGCGGGTGGGCGGGGCTCGACTCGAGCTTTCTGCAGGCGGCCGAGCGCGAGGTGTGGCGGCGCGAGGGGTGGGGGTGGCTGGACGTCAAAAAGCGCGGCCTGACGCTCGCTCGCGGCGGCGCGCTGCTTGAGGCCGGCGAAAGCGCGTGGGAGCGGGTGCGGCTCGAGTTCTGGCGCCCGGACGGTACGGCGGGCGCGTTTGAAGCGCACGTCGAGCTCGCGCCGAGCGTCACGACCCCCCACAGCACGACCAGCAAGGAGGATTATGCGTACCCGCAGTACCGGGTCGCGCAGCTTAGCGCCGCCGCGCCGCCCTGA
- a CDS encoding amidase, with amino-acid sequence MDVTALPLSALARAYRAGALRPTEVTRAYLRRLEPGAVYRAVSAERALEGARRAEALFAQGVDLGPLQGVPLALKDLMDTRGEVTAAGAKVLLERPPAAQDCPAAERLAAAGAVFLGKTTMTELAFSGLGLNPHFGTPPNARDPSRIPGGSSSGSAVAVASGLACAAIGSDTGGSVRIPAAFNNLVGLKTTDGAVPMAGCVPLSTTLDTLGPITKTVEDAWHLLRALTGRPPAPFAPRSVRGLKLLAPTTVLQEDLDEAVRGAFAGACERLQAAGARVTVLELPVLAELNGLYGRFGSYAAMEALALYEDLLRERAGDFDPRVAARILASRGRLATDYIRLGYERSRLQRAFWRACEGFDAVLAPTVAALPPKLADLAEDDAYFAANARVLRNTTLFNLLGVPAVSVPCGEMVGLMIAARPHQEALVLAVAKGLEPS; translated from the coding sequence ATGGACGTCACCGCGCTCCCTTTAAGCGCGCTCGCCCGCGCCTACCGCGCGGGTGCGCTGCGCCCCACGGAGGTCACTAGAGCCTACTTGCGCCGCCTCGAGCCCGGGGCGGTCTACCGCGCTGTGAGCGCGGAGCGGGCGCTAGAGGGGGCGCGCCGCGCCGAGGCGCTCTTCGCTCAAGGGGTCGACCTGGGGCCGCTGCAGGGGGTGCCGCTGGCGCTCAAAGACCTGATGGACACCCGCGGCGAGGTCACGGCGGCGGGGGCCAAGGTGCTCCTGGAGCGGCCGCCGGCGGCGCAAGACTGCCCCGCCGCCGAGCGTCTGGCGGCGGCGGGCGCGGTATTTTTGGGCAAGACCACGATGACCGAGCTTGCTTTTTCGGGCCTCGGGTTAAATCCGCACTTCGGGACGCCGCCTAACGCCCGCGACCCGTCGCGCATCCCCGGCGGCTCCTCGTCGGGGTCGGCGGTCGCCGTGGCCTCGGGGCTCGCGTGCGCGGCCATCGGTTCGGACACGGGCGGCTCGGTGCGCATCCCGGCGGCTTTTAACAACCTCGTGGGGCTTAAAACGACCGACGGCGCGGTGCCGATGGCGGGGTGCGTGCCGCTCTCGACGACGCTCGACACCTTAGGGCCCATCACCAAGACGGTCGAGGACGCGTGGCACCTCCTGCGCGCCCTCACCGGGCGCCCCCCCGCGCCCTTTGCGCCCCGGAGCGTGCGCGGCCTGAAGCTGCTCGCGCCCACGACCGTCTTGCAAGAGGACCTCGACGAGGCGGTGCGGGGGGCGTTCGCGGGGGCGTGCGAGCGCCTGCAAGCGGCCGGGGCGCGCGTGACGGTGCTCGAGCTCCCCGTTCTCGCCGAACTGAATGGGCTCTACGGGCGCTTCGGGAGCTACGCGGCGATGGAGGCTTTGGCGCTCTACGAGGACCTCTTGCGGGAGCGCGCAGGGGACTTCGACCCGCGGGTCGCGGCGCGTATCCTGGCGAGCCGCGGGCGCCTAGCGACCGACTACATCCGCCTCGGTTACGAGCGTTCGCGGCTCCAGCGCGCCTTCTGGAGAGCGTGTGAGGGCTTTGACGCGGTGCTCGCGCCGACGGTCGCCGCCCTGCCGCCCAAGCTAGCCGACCTCGCGGAGGACGACGCCTACTTCGCCGCGAACGCCCGCGTGCTGCGCAACACCACGCTCTTTAACCTCCTCGGTGTGCCCGCCGTGAGCGTGCCGTGCGGCGAGATGGTGGGGCTGATGATCGCGGCGCGGCCTCACCAGGAGGCGCTGGTGCTGGCGGTGGCTAAGGGGCTCGAGCCTTCTTGA
- a CDS encoding TspO/MBR family protein has protein sequence MAVTVVPSTGRGDLFWRVLNIVALAAVVVVNALANTLPLNNLTTGDISDRYPTLFTPAGYVFSIWGLIYLLLAVFVVYQILPKQRDNPRLGRPGPLFVLSCAFNIAWIFSWHYLQIALSTIMIVGLLLSLVLIYERLEVGRTRVHKAESLAVRLPFSIYLGWLTVATVANVSVTLVALGVTGGALAPFWAAVAIAAATLIGLAVLRRRGDVAFVGVLVWALIGIAVARWGAATLVALIALVAAGVLAAAALQRARRGGAVHV, from the coding sequence ATGGCTGTAACGGTCGTCCCTTCGACGGGTCGCGGCGACCTCTTCTGGCGCGTACTGAACATCGTCGCGCTCGCTGCGGTGGTCGTCGTCAACGCGCTCGCCAACACCTTGCCGCTCAACAACCTCACCACCGGTGACATCTCGGACCGCTACCCCACCCTTTTTACCCCGGCGGGGTACGTTTTCTCCATCTGGGGGCTTATCTACCTCCTGCTGGCGGTGTTCGTCGTGTATCAGATCCTCCCCAAGCAGCGCGACAACCCGCGCTTGGGGCGCCCAGGCCCCCTCTTCGTCCTCTCGTGCGCCTTTAACATCGCCTGGATCTTCTCCTGGCACTACCTGCAGATCGCGCTCTCGACGATCATGATCGTCGGGCTTCTCCTCAGCCTCGTGCTCATCTACGAGCGCCTCGAGGTCGGCCGGACGAGGGTTCACAAAGCCGAGAGCCTCGCGGTGCGGCTGCCCTTTAGCATCTACTTGGGGTGGCTCACCGTCGCCACGGTCGCCAACGTCAGCGTCACGCTCGTCGCTCTCGGGGTCACGGGCGGCGCGCTGGCCCCCTTCTGGGCCGCGGTGGCTATCGCCGCCGCGACGCTCATCGGGCTCGCCGTGCTCCGCCGCCGCGGCGACGTCGCCTTCGTCGGGGTGTTGGTGTGGGCGCTTATCGGCATCGCCGTCGCGCGTTGGGGCGCCGCGACGCTGGTCGCCCTCATCGCCCTCGTCGCCGCCGGGGTGCTCGCCGCAGCCGCTCTGCAGCGGGCGCGGCGCGGGGGTGCGGTGCACGTCTAG
- a CDS encoding ABC transporter ATP-binding protein: protein MPPLLRTRNLRKSYRTGEVETHALRGVDLEIYPQEFTAIAGPSGSGKSTLLHLLGGLDHPSAGEVWLGDERIDGLSASALAALRLTHFGFVFQAYNLIPVLSALENAAFVLELQGVPKREREARALAALKVLGIADLGERRPNQLSGGQQQRVAVARALAARPKLILADEPTANLDSATGEALIAHMQRLNREEGVTFLFSTHDPRLLSHVRRTVWLQDGRVVGEEAQAA from the coding sequence ATGCCCCCCCTTTTACGCACCCGCAACCTCCGCAAAAGCTACCGCACCGGCGAGGTCGAGACGCACGCCCTGCGCGGGGTCGACCTCGAGATCTACCCGCAGGAGTTCACCGCGATCGCCGGCCCCTCGGGTTCGGGCAAGAGCACGCTGCTGCACCTCTTGGGCGGCCTCGATCACCCGAGCGCGGGGGAGGTGTGGCTAGGAGACGAGCGTATCGACGGCCTGAGCGCCTCGGCGCTCGCCGCTTTAAGGCTCACGCACTTCGGCTTCGTCTTTCAGGCGTACAACCTCATCCCCGTCTTGAGCGCCCTTGAAAACGCCGCCTTCGTGCTCGAGCTGCAGGGCGTCCCCAAACGCGAGCGCGAGGCGCGCGCGCTCGCGGCGCTTAAGGTCCTGGGCATCGCCGACCTTGGCGAGCGCCGCCCCAACCAACTCTCCGGCGGGCAGCAGCAGCGCGTGGCGGTGGCGCGGGCGCTCGCGGCGCGGCCCAAGCTCATCCTGGCGGACGAACCGACCGCCAACCTAGACAGCGCGACCGGCGAGGCGCTCATCGCGCACATGCAGCGGCTCAACCGCGAGGAGGGGGTGACGTTCCTCTTTAGCACCCACGACCCCCGCCTCCTGTCACACGTGCGGCGGACCGTCTGGTTGCAGGACGGACGCGTGGTCGGCGAGGAGGCGCAGGCGGCATGA
- a CDS encoding four helix bundle protein, translating into MRQPAKVFTDLLVWQKAHRSVLEVYAYTRGFPRHERSGLAGQFRRAAVSVPANIAEGFRRRGKADKARFYNIAQGSLEECRYYLILAHDLGYGETHELMSLLSEVSRLLDSFTRTLLTPDS; encoded by the coding sequence GTGAGGCAGCCTGCGAAGGTGTTTACGGACCTGCTCGTTTGGCAGAAAGCGCACCGGTCTGTCCTAGAGGTGTACGCCTATACGCGCGGCTTTCCCAGGCACGAGCGTAGCGGGCTTGCGGGGCAGTTTCGCCGCGCAGCCGTCTCGGTGCCCGCAAATATCGCGGAGGGGTTTCGGAGGCGCGGCAAGGCGGACAAAGCTCGCTTTTACAACATCGCGCAAGGCTCGCTCGAGGAGTGCCGCTACTACCTCATTCTGGCGCACGACCTCGGCTACGGTGAAACGCACGAACTCATGTCCCTCCTTAGCGAGGTCAGCCGTTTACTGGACAGCTTCACGAGAACCCTGCTGACCCCTGACTCCTGA